Proteins encoded within one genomic window of Companilactobacillus sp.:
- a CDS encoding acetoacetate decarboxylase family protein, translating to MASFKVSEDDVKNFLTLPRMDDQEGIMFAYAAPEDVLKKLLPKPLKLVAPVVCGYTVQMGKPSFSGSYMEAVLYVLANYDDKMIGAYPFNLMLHGPGAEEGVIAGREGAGIPKKLADKFEIRRNDNSATAKVYRHGVKLMDISWEKGDYNDPDLAHQVFDAQAVLNSQAETNSFFYTWDMDQVEDGSNVFSNVKLVATQSTTVTDSFEAGKLNIELNSSADDPFGELKVLKPLGASWYHVDTSVMHNTLKLADVDSKKTMPYLITGRYDRSMINPKANTFII from the coding sequence ATGGCAAGTTTTAAAGTATCAGAAGATGATGTAAAGAACTTCCTCACGTTGCCTCGTATGGACGATCAAGAGGGTATCATGTTTGCATACGCAGCTCCTGAAGATGTCCTGAAAAAATTGTTGCCAAAGCCATTGAAGTTAGTAGCTCCAGTAGTTTGTGGCTACACAGTTCAGATGGGTAAACCTAGTTTTAGCGGCTCGTACATGGAAGCAGTCCTTTATGTCTTGGCAAATTACGACGACAAGATGATCGGAGCTTATCCATTCAATCTAATGCTCCACGGACCAGGTGCTGAAGAAGGGGTCATTGCTGGACGTGAAGGTGCCGGAATTCCGAAGAAATTAGCTGACAAGTTTGAAATCAGACGTAATGATAACTCAGCTACAGCCAAGGTATACCGTCATGGAGTTAAATTAATGGATATCTCTTGGGAAAAAGGCGATTACAACGATCCTGATTTAGCACATCAAGTATTCGACGCTCAAGCAGTTTTGAACTCTCAAGCAGAGACTAATAGTTTCTTCTATACTTGGGATATGGACCAAGTTGAAGATGGCAGCAACGTCTTCTCAAACGTTAAATTAGTAGCTACGCAAAGCACCACGGTCACTGATAGTTTTGAAGCCGGTAAATTAAATATCGAACTTAATTCATCTGCCGACGATCCATTCGGCGAATTGAAGGTCCTCAAACCATTAGGAGCATCTTGGTATCATGTTGATACTTCAGTCATGCACAACACTCTGAAGCTAGCTGACGTAGATTCAAAGAAGACCATGCCATACTTGATCACAGGTCGTTATGACCGAAGCATGATCAATCCAAAAGCAAATACATTTATTATTTAG
- a CDS encoding SDR family NAD(P)-dependent oxidoreductase, translating to MKDFKDKVMFITGAAHGFGTEIAKEGARRGMKLALVDIDEPALKRVYKEIADMGAQVEMIPGDVTKEEDVDDAVDQTIKRFKQIDLLINDAGIALPGRVWELPSRDWEWIMHVNLMSQVYAMHKVIPIMLKQKTHCAILNVASIAGLIDTPGMPAYHASKFASVGMTEATAYDLQRMGADIEMHVMCPGFVQTDLYHTEKHRPEQYTDKSDPYYTSDTFKGGQQVAEFVIKNGMPIDSIAMTVFQALEDDEFYILTHPVFNTMIGDRVKRIVNGDKPDVHIMDGLM from the coding sequence ATGAAAGACTTTAAAGACAAAGTTATGTTCATTACCGGTGCCGCTCACGGATTTGGTACTGAAATCGCTAAAGAAGGTGCTCGCCGTGGAATGAAACTAGCTTTGGTAGATATTGACGAACCGGCCTTAAAACGAGTTTATAAAGAAATTGCCGATATGGGAGCTCAAGTCGAGATGATCCCAGGAGACGTGACTAAAGAAGAGGATGTAGATGATGCAGTTGACCAAACAATCAAACGCTTCAAGCAAATTGACCTTTTGATCAACGATGCTGGTATTGCTTTACCTGGTCGAGTTTGGGAATTGCCAAGTCGTGACTGGGAATGGATCATGCATGTTAATTTGATGAGTCAAGTTTACGCAATGCATAAAGTTATCCCGATTATGTTAAAGCAAAAGACCCATTGTGCAATTCTTAATGTGGCATCAATTGCTGGTCTGATCGATACACCAGGAATGCCAGCCTATCACGCAAGTAAATTCGCAAGTGTGGGGATGACTGAAGCTACAGCCTACGATCTCCAAAGAATGGGTGCTGATATCGAAATGCACGTCATGTGTCCAGGATTTGTTCAAACAGACCTTTATCACACAGAAAAACATCGTCCAGAACAATATACAGATAAGAGCGATCCATATTACACCAGCGATACCTTTAAAGGTGGTCAGCAAGTTGCTGAATTTGTTATCAAAAATGGTATGCCGATCGATTCGATTGCAATGACTGTTTTCCAAGCTCTAGAAGACGACGAGTTCTATATTTTGACACACCCAGTCTTCAACACTATGATTGGCGATCGTGTCAAGAGAATCGTAAATGGCGATAAACCAGATGTCCATATTATGGATGGACTAATGTAG